The Mauremys reevesii isolate NIE-2019 linkage group 1, ASM1616193v1, whole genome shotgun sequence genome segment GGTAGATCTGTGGCCAAAAGGGAAGGGAAACTTTTAAAACAATCTTCAGAGGCTTTAGAAGAagccaccatctctgtgcaggcagaacccCTGGAGACTGCTTGCAGTGCCACTTCCTGTGTTATCAATACCTGGCAGTGTAAAAAGAAGTCACTAAAAGGGCAGAAGCAGAAACCAGACAGAGAACGGGGACATAGAGAGAAATGAGAACGAATATCCACTCAGCACATGGGGACAAGCAGGAGGGTCTGTTGCAGGGAGGAAGAACTCTCCATACAAGAGGCCAGCTTGCATCAACAGCGGGACAGCACCTGGCTCCCGTTtacctcctcactcccccatgGAAGCCTCAGCGCAGGACTCAGCAAGGTCCAGGTGTGTCAGCCCCAGCCGCACAGCTTTCCCTGGTAAGCCATAGAGTCTCCTCCCTGTGGACATGGGGAGCCGGCCCATCACTGCCCATGCTCGTCAGAGGCATGTAAGAAAGGCAGCTCTTCACTCAGGGCTTTCAGCCGCAGGACTCCTTCCTCCAAGTCGATGCAGCACTAATGGGGGCAGACGAGAGCTGGTTACCCATAGTACATATCAGTCACAAGGCATCAGCAGGGTACGTGGGCTGTATGGTGTCTATTACCACAAAGAAGCTGGAGCCCATCTAATAATCAAcactcccctcttccctccctcttGCCAAGCCAGATTTTGGAGAGCACCTTCCCATCAAATTCACAGCTGCTCTTCCTAAAGAAGCTCCTTACTCTCGGTCTTCTTTTCCTTCCATCCCCCTAACACACCTGCACCTCTTCTTCTGAATACACCTACATTGCTTTTTCCCATCCCTtaccctcactccctccctctccccagcaaggccCTGCTCAAGTGACTGTCTCTCACCTTGTTCAGCACAGCCTCCTTATTCGCACATTGCATACATGGCCCTTCTTAGGGGGGCCGAGGACATCATGCCCCCCTCCATCACTTTTCATTGGTTTTGAATCCAACTCCAACCTGGCCGCCTAGCTTCCAAATCACTCTCCGCTcttagccccctgccttcattccTTCTACTCCACCACAGGgttcctctcccatccctccttatGGCCACTGGGGTATACTGACAGTTCTACCTCTGCCTACCCCACTCTGTTCACCTGGTtctgtctccccctccctctagTTCACAGAGTCATTCAGCTCTCAGCCTAACACCATCCCACTCATTGAGCAACACTCTGTGTCTTTCCCCATTGCTCCCTGCTTCCATCCTCCACTTTCCCACTCACCTTTCTACACTCCCATTCCTGCCTCTTCTCAGCCCCATCTTCTCCCCCCATTGGAATGGACACCCCCCATTTACCTACCTGCCTCTGTCTTTGCTGCCTCCTCCTTGCCAATCTACAAGACCTTCTCAGGCCTTCTTAGCATGGTTATTGTTTGGGTTTCTTTCTGCCTGCCCTCACCCCTGGCCTCTCCTTCTGTAGTTCTCTCTGTTCTGCCTGCAGGACAGGGGCTCTCCCAGCCCAGAAAGCATTCCTTCTATAGAGCATTTCTCTGATGTTTTCAGTAAGGAAGGCTGTGTATGTAGGTGTTTAATGGTTCATGCTGGCGAGAGCTCTCCAGCAAATTGAGACAGGGGGCTGGCTTTCTCTTCAAGCTGTGCTAGGATCTAAATCACAGGCTGTGTTTCTGGGTCATTTAGTGATCAGCACCCACCGGAAGGGAACGGCAGGCATAGATGCTCTCTGCTCCTGGGTTCTGGGCCCTACTCTGGGGGAAGGCAAAACCCCTGAGAGAGATTTCCCAGCTGAGTCCCCCTCCACGGAACAATTCCAAGTCTAAGCACTCCGTGCATGGACAGGCCCATCCTCCTGCATGATGGAGACTGGAGGGGACTCTTCAAGCTCCAGCAAAGATGCTCTGAGGAAGGGATTACTTTTGAGAGATGAAATCTCTTCCCACCACGTCCCCTAGCAGAGTGTTTCCCCTGCTCCCAGGAAAGAGATATCAGGAGTGGGAGAAACTGTAGATCTCCCCCATGGGGCTGCACAGGGCTTTAGCCACTGCCTGATTCAATACTCATGCCAGCTAAGAGCGTGCTGCAGTCAGAGATCAGGAAGCAGGATGGCCAACACGCTGGCAGGTTTGGCCATCGGCATCGCATGCTTCCTGCAGTCCCAGCTTGGGGTCTCATTGAGACGTGCCACCACACCTACATTATGTTCAGATGCGAAGAGAGGAAACCCATTCCTTACCTTGAGAGACAGCAGAGTCTGCAGGCCGAAACAGAACTCCAGCATTTCATCATCTGGGGAAACAGAGAGGAAGTGGGTCAGGCTCAGGCATaggtgttttctgacagtctcCCTTATGCAGCACCTAAGTGACTGCCTTATACCCATGGCTGGAACTTGCTATAAGTTATCAAACCTCTGGCACGTATGGGGTCAGCATGCTAGGCACAGCAGAGTGTGGCCACTCCATCTTCCCAGACACCTGAACTTCATCCTTTccacagctgcagcctgcaggggTTAAGTGCTACTCTACCTGTCTATGCGCCTATAGACAAACAGCCATCAGAGAGGCCAGAGGAGCAGTCCGACTCTCCCACCCAGAGAGGAGACAGAACCAAGGGTGAGGAGAACCAGAGAGGAGAAGGGGATGAGAATAAAgtgagctggggtcaggggagggagagaaaccaGAAAAGATGGAGGAATGGGTGTGGCAGGAGTACAGTGAGGAGGGCAAGAGACAAAGAGGAGCATGAAGAGGAAGGAGACTGGGAGTAAATCAGCAGGCTGAGGAGAAGGACAGAGAGAGGCAACAGGAGAAATCAGGGATGGATGAGAAGACAAATAAAATGGGGGAGACGGGACAGACAGATGACTCAATCTCTTATTTTTGTTGTATGCAGAAATTCACATGCCTGGAAAAAATGcaacctccctgccaccccctccaATGCCTATTAAATGGGCTTCATTCTCTACAGCCCCTCCCAACAAGATCCTGCCTCTGGACACTGGCGGGGGCTCCCAGACTCCTCTACAATACATTTCTGCAGCCGGGGACAATGATACAGAGGCATCCCTGGACCCTAGGAGGAACAGGTCTCCAGACACATTCCATCCAGTTGGAGGCAGTAACACATGTGCTCTCTTtcagtccccactgccccctgggaATTGTACATGGAGCAGGACAAACTAATCAATCTGGGCACTTTTAGGAGACAAAGCGAAATGGCCCACaatggggctgcagcctggcagcgCATCATCTCCACTGCCCTTCAGCCAGTGCCCCCATTTGCCAGCGTCTCCTTGTGGAGGGGGACACAGCAAGATCAAAGCCTCTGCATTGTACACGGGACTGTGCTTTGGCCCAGCCCCATGGGCCATGtgaccttcccccccacccctgttcctaGATGATCCATTTAGGTGTGCTCGGCAAGGAAGGAAGAAGAGatctgggaagggagaggaagctctgctgggctcACCCACGACCAGCGCCGAGCACACCACCGTCTCCTGGCCAAGCTGCACCTCCACACACTCCACCTGGCCAATGACACTAGGGACAGGAAGGGAGAGATCCCCATTGCCAGCATCGGACACTTCCTCCAGCCTGTGAGACACAAGGGATGTTACTGCCTGAAATGAGCATGGGCAAAAGAACAATAGGTGCTCCAACTAGTTACGGGCACTTCACAGTCTCTTTGGAACTGGCTTGCAAAAGAGAGGGGATCTCACTCATATAATGGGGATGTCAGGAGCCAGATTCTCCAGGAGTAACCCACAGGCACTATGGGGCTGGGTTCCCCTGAGCAGGTGCAAAGCATCAGCTGGTCATCTTGGGATATGCAGTATCTACAGCCAAATTGTTACccctctgccaatgcccctcagacctgccctgcagccctcctgctattccagccctgggctccccacacagctttgCCAGTGTCCCTCAGTCCTGTCCTGCAGCCCCCccactattccagtcctgggctccccacaccctaAGCAGTCGGGTGTGAATGCAGGGGTTCCCGATGTGGTAATTTCAGATTCAGGGTGAGCACAGTTTTTAATGCCCAATTCCTTGTTTTCTATTCTACTTCCAATCTCTTCTGCCCCAGGCTCTTACCCCAGCCGTTTCAGACAGTTCATGGAGATGAGGTTTTGCTGGCAGCCAGTGTTAACAGTAGCTCTCAATACCTGACCTTGGCACTAGAAAAAACAAAGGCAGATTAATACAGGCTTAAACTGACACAAACCCTACACAGAACCCCTGGCAATAATGTGAAAATCCCTAAAAATTAGTGACAAAAGAACAGCAGAAGGTTTGGggttcagataagcatccaaaaGTTGGGGTGCGCTTGGGAATCCATGGAGGCCCCAGCAAGACTCTGTGAACCCCACCCCATCAGCATCTTCCTCTATTCTTATAGGAAGCCCAGTAGCCTGCCACCCCTCTCCCCTTCTGGCATCTTTAGGGAAGGATGATGGGTCTGCTTCCATCTCACTATAGCATCATCCCTTGTTTCACTCTCCCTTCTGCCTACCCATTGAGCCCGCAGCCACATTGTCTTGCATTCTCCTGCACAAACTGTACTCTTGTTTGCTATCCCCCTGGAGCggattctctctcttccctccagctGTAGTTCCTGTGAGTACCAGGACAGGGGTCAAGGGGAAGAGATGGACTGCCCTGCCCCGGAACCACTGCAGCATTCAGGAATTAGAAGGGGACAGACTCCTTTCCTGTTTtacctcctctcccctctgcacTCAGCCAGGGAGCACAGGGGAGCAGTCACCATTTGCCTCCTGCTTactcctccccacagcccttcGTGGCATTGCTTTCTAACGTTGAGGCAGTAGCAGTTCTCAGTACTTGGGAGGGGACTGTAAAACTCAGGGCTGCCAGGAGCTGTGTGGATTGACACTGGAATCAATAGGAAACATGATCAGAGAAAGATGGGACAGAATCACAGAACATGGTGAAGGAAAAGATGTATTAGCTCCATCCAGTCCATCCATCTTGCCCTCAGCCAGTGCAGGCCTGTATCAAGAGCCTACTCTCCAAGGCCTTGTCCAGGACTCATTTTAAATGACCCAAGAGATTAAATTTCCCCCTTTCCCTTAGGAAGACTTCTATAGACTAACACATCTTGCTGTCATGAAAATTTCCCATATATTTTGCCTGCATGttaattttcttcatttcactGTGTGAGctagtgctgggggcagggccggctctaccttttttgctgccccaactggtgaagcaaagggaaaaaaaaagtggctGCAGCAGTGCCACTGAAAAGGAAAGAATGAAAAAGCTGCCACCAAGCTGCCGccaaagaagaagaaatgaaaaagCTGCTGGCGAACTGCCGCcggagaagaaagaaagaaagaaagaaagaagctgctCCCGaactgctgctaaaaaaaaaaatcagatttgctgccccaggcacctgcttccttagctggtgcctagagccagccctggctgtgggcCAGCTGGAGACAACAGCAATCCTCCCAGAGCTCCCCTTAGGGTGTGGACAGCTCTGTAATACCTCCAGTGCAGGATTGCCCAGTCTAACCCTGAGTACAACACTGGTAGAGAGCTACAGTTCATTAGAATCTGTGCCACAGGAGCTAATGGAGAGAAAAGGGTTAATGAAAGGGAGCGTTCATAATTTCCCGATTTCtaaagatcagaggggtagctgtgttagtctgtatccacaaaaacaatgaggagtctggtggcaccttaaagactaacagatttatttgggcatgagctttcttgggtaaaaaccccacttcagatgcataaaaagtgggattttttacccacgaaagcttatgcccaaataaatctgtcagtctttaaggtaccaccagacTCCAGATTTCTAAACCAACTCTTTCCAAGCTTGTTATAGAGACTAATCCTCCCGGAGGGCTAACTCCAATATgagatttcattttgaaaagaaaCGGCCGGTGAgttgtcagagagagagagagagagagagaagaaaatagtGTGGCTGTGAGGGAAAAATACAAGCATCCAAAATGGGGTAATAAAATAAACAGCAGTCAGTACCTCCAAGACTTAAAAGTATTAGTGATGGACTCAAAACAATGTGTGCACAGAGACCAGAACTACTGAAACTGGAACCCTCCAACTTATCATGATGAGTAGCTCCCCTTCTAAACATCCAGGTATGTTTGAAGTAAATCAGTTTCAGTTACAAAGGCTTAAATCTGGCTCGTtctccactataatccccagttACAATAATAAACACACGCAGtccttacatagcacttttcacctTCAGGATGACTTACAAACATTAGCTAATTAATCATAATACTCAGCACTTCCCTAAATATTAACTATTCCTCACAATGCCCCAGTGAGGCAGATAGATTAAGTGACTGGACCCAGGTCATAGAGGGTGTCAGTGCCAAGATAGATCTCAGGGGCTCCAGACTCCCAGCATGATGCTTATCCCATTTACACATGCCTTGTGCTAAGCAGTCATTTGGCTGCACAGGAAAACACTGCTGTCCTGTGAGGGAATGGGTTTGGAAGGTGCTGGATGGAGAACATGGAGCTCTATATCCCAAGCCCAGCAGCAACGTGCCTGGAATGTAAAACAAGGCAGAGAAaccagccccagagcagcccaAAGCACTGACTCTAGCAGTACACACTAGCACAGAAGTATTCCTCTTATCCCAGCTCCTGTGCAAATGAGCAGCCTTCTCATGCTGCTGAGCAGCCAGGCCTGTTCTCTCTTTGTGATGAATTTCATGCATGAAAGGAATGAGAgacccagccaagctgctgcctATTCAGAGCACAAACCCACTCAGCTGTACTCCATTCATGCTCATCTCCTGCCTCTTTGTACACAATGGACGTGGGTACATGGAGTAGGATGTTAAAACTTCACAGAATGAAGCTAAAAGCCCTCCTGCAGGCTGACATGGCTGCTTCCCTAGAAGCTACTGCTGACAGTTAGTTCATACAGGTCCCAGACCTTCCAGCCCACTGAGGTTAAGCATCAGAATGGGCTGTAGCTTGTGCCCAGTAGAGGAGCCCACTTTCCAATTTGCTCATTCCATCTCCCACGGCCCCCCTCAGGTCATGGAAGCATCTGCCTATGGCAAAAACTAGTGCCCCAAACTTAAGGCAACTGGAAAGAGGACAACACTGAAATGGGAAGAGCCAACCATCTGTCCCTGCTGTGAACATTCACAGAACTGGACTGTACCCAGAAGGCCAAGTTCTGACCCCACCGCATCTAAATTTCTCTCCTTTTGCCTTTAGAACACTGAAAAGCTGTCTCAGCCACAGAATGCTCACTGAATGGGGTGTACATGAAACACtgacacccccactccctcccaggatGGGCGAGGGACCTTATGTTAAGGAAGGAAATGGGATAAAGCATGAAGTGAAAAAGTGTCTTCTAAAGGCATCTGCCTTCACATATATTATACCAAACTGTAGCACAAGGGAGGTGGTGCTGAATCCTACCGCCTGACTGGCTAGTACGGTGCCCAGTGCTATCCTTATGATGTGTCATGTATACTACATTAAAGACCAATGACTGTGAAGATTGCAACAGGCTGGCAGCATTTGGCTGAACCATTCCATCCCATTAATAGGTGTTGATGCTGCTGGGAAAGGGTTAAATGGGTTCTGCTGATTAAATGAGGCCAGTAGCTCATTTCTCCATCCAGATAAAAGGGAAATGGGAGTGGCTTTCTAGAAACAGAGGatctagggtgtgggctgagcCATCCTGAAAGAGGAACCTTAAGAGCAGCCAAGCCTCTAAAAGAGGCTTGAGCTGCACTTTATGTAATGTTATGATTAATTGCTTTATTAATAAAACCAAACTCCAGGAAGGGGTGAGCTTTTGCCATTACACACGGGCTTTGTTTTAGAGTATGGTGAAAAGGCAGTTGCTTAGAAAGTTAACTGTTCACTAATGTCCACCAGATCAGTGATGTTTCTAAGGACTGGACTGTTTCCTGTCTCATGAACTCATTATAAGCCAGAGGATAATTCCTGCCCTAGAGGAACCCCTAATGATACCATAGTTTGGGTGAAAGAGCAGGTGATGACTACAAGCAGACCTGGGTTTTGAGCCCTCCCTCATAGTTATTtagaacacccagtcaaaaagactctggcggctccagtcagcactgttGACAATTAAAAGACCGGTTGGCACAGGCttgcaggctccctacctggctccacacagctcccaggaagcagctagCATGTCCCTACGGCCCCTAGGCGAATGGACAGCCATGGGGGCTCTGTAGgctgccctgccccaagcgccagctccacagctcccattgaccaggaactgcagccaatggaagctgtaggGGTGACGCCTGCTGGCAGAGGCTATTCACaaagccccctggcccctccacctaggagccagagggacatgccagccatttctgggagccacctgaggtaagtgccgcctggagcccgcatcccaacctcctgccccagtcctgagccccctcctgcacctgcaccccaaacccctcatccccagccccaccccagagctcacccccccaaccagagccctcacccccacctgcactctgaacccctcagtcccaacccagagccccctcctgcaccccaaacccctcagccccaccccagagtccacacccccagccagagccctcaccccctcccacaccccaaccccctgcccgagcCTGGTGAAattgagtgagtgagggtgggggagagccagcgatggaggaaggggggatggagtgagtgggggtggggcctcagagaaggggcagggagcagggcaacagtgttcggttttctgctattacaaagttggcaaccctattcagAATTTCTATAAAACTTTAAATCTGCAGCTATCAGATgccattattatttattcagtGTTTATTAACCAAATTTCCAGGGACGAAAGGAAAGGAGGGACTTTTTAAGAATCAATCATTTACAAACAGCTATTTTTGCAGAAATCATGTCAGTTTCAAAGCCAGCCAGCTGCTTCCATCAACTGAGCCCTGTCTTGTGGCTGCAGCACAAGCTCAGCACAGAGGAAAAACAGCCTCACACTGTGGGCTCCTTCAGTGTCCGTTTCCAAATGAACAATGCACAAGCCCCAGTACAAAAACAACGTCTTGCTTTTGGTGTGCAGATGTCAGTCACGTGACTGACTTTCCAAAATGCCTTGCAAAAACTGCAGCTAGCAAACAGTGTGATGAAAAAGGGGCACTTTGCTATAGAACTGTATGAAGAACTCGCATAAATCAAATAAACAGAAGCCACAATGACTCTGCAGCAGAAACTATGTGGATTGGACACTGTCTGTGATCTCGGGAAGGCCCTAAAAGCAATTCAGCTGTATAGTTGCCTTAGAGTGAAAATAATGGTAGACTGAGGATCCTCACATCCTAATTACCATTGACTATCTGCAGTCAGCTTTATTTCCAAGTATATGCCAAGTACTGCAGCCAAGTGACATTATGGGGACACACATCACCACCACATAATATTCTGTTTCCTTGCTCGGGTCTAACCTATAAAGAGCAGCTCTGAGCTGAAGAATGAGTTTCACCCAGACAGAATCTCTTAAGAACAAAATCACAGCTGGCAATAAGTATTTTTCCCAGACCTTACTACTTACACAGATCCTGCAGCCTTCTGGTGACTCCCTCTAAAGCTACAACTGTTTCCATGCACATGTTTTTATCCCTGAAGTGAATTAGAAAAGTTGCAGGCCCAAACGAAACGTGTACATTTCCTCTTGAGGAGTTCCTATCTTAAGGCCGGAACACCAGAAAGCTCTATGAATAATACTTGACTACCACTAAGCAGAACAAAGCAGGCCTGACTACAACAGTCTTCAGCGCTTCAGAGTCATTGATGTGAAGGGGTTACAGATTCTCTGGGGTTTTCATGGAAATTCAGACTGCCCCTCTCAGGATGGGCCGCTGGCCCTTAAAGGGCTCAGTCTTATCTGTGCCTTATCAGATGCCTTCCCCCAGGTGTTGGGCTTTAAGGCAGATACAAGGGAGttgagaggggaaaggaggccTGCAAGGAAGCGGTGCCCATGCCCAGGGTTAGGGATAGGGTTTTGGGAAAGCACTGTTGAGCCCAACAAGTGGCTGAAGAAACTGTGGAGTTGGGACAGATTCCATTTAAACCAAAGTGATGTTTGAAGTGTGATGCTGTTTTAATAATCCAGACCCCAAGAAAGGGTGTTATTTAACTTGCATGAGAGCCTGGGTGCAGTTCTTGGAAAGCccaagaagggaaactgaggcaatggCAGGGTCTGACGCCAGGGTAGGTAAAAGACCCCATGACGTGTTGCTATGGCTGGATTTCCCTTTCTGACACCTGTCCAGCATAAGATCAAAAAAATTCCACTATCATTCTCTATGGAAATACACAGACTCTATGATGTTAAAATAATCAAACCCCTTTATTCACCAAATTGAGGCCTTGACTACCTTGGGGCTTGAGCAAGCAGTTTAGCTACCCATATATAGTCCAACAGCTCAAGCCATGACTTTATACCAGTAGTGCATGTCACAGCCTGTTCTATTGCATAGCTACTCCAGTGGCTAAAACCCAGCGTAGATAAGGCTGAGTATCTCTAACAGCAATAGCCCgaaaacaaaacagacaaataATTAGTTACGTGGGCCTGAGATACTTGGGTCTAAACTTTCCAGAAGATGGTGTGTACATTTGTATACAACTGtggtaccagggccggctccaggcaccagcatcctaagcaggtgcttggggcagcaatctacaaggggcggcagtccctgtatttttgcccccaagcagcgcaccaaattaccgccggacagcaggggcagtccgtgtgccgttagggcagtACGCgtgtttccgcggcggcggcaattcggcagcagcttctatgttcagctgtccgcggcagcgcagcttctgtcttccggctgaagacagaagctgctgccgaattgctgccccTGCGGAAACGCGcatgctgccctaacggcacacggactgcccccgccatcccggcggcaattcggcacgctgcttagggcggcgaaaacagtagagccggccctgtgtggtACCTGATTGTGCTAACTGGAAGTGCAAAGACATGCACATTTGACTGAAAGTCTTGTCTTTGAATACAAGCACACTAAGGGATTTAAAGCTACCCAGTGAAACTTAAATGTAGCTTTAAAGTGGATTTTCATATACTAGCCACCTAAAACTTACCAAAAACTGGATCTATCATCTGTGTGCTAGCCAATACCTTTAATCACAGTGTTTGACACAGTTGAATGGTCATGCGGCAGACATACGTGGATACCCTTTGGAGTTGCTTCAGAGCTTGCAAAGGGATGCTGGGAGGTGCTATCTTCAGGATGACCTTCTTGTATGGAACAATTGAAGAAGAAAGGCACTACAGAAGCTAAAGTAACACCACCTCAGTGGAGCTATTTAATGTTTGTGGGTTCAACTGAATGAAGAAATCTTCTGAATCTTCACTAATTGCTCACATACATTAGTCAAAATACAGCAGTGGGTGAGCTCCCTGCTCCATGGGAGAAACCAAAATAAAGTAGATTCAGATTCAAGGAGGGAACACATAGCTGTTCTGACGAGCATACGAAAGAAAGAAATAAAGCgatctggccactgtcagagaggaGATCCTGGACTGAATTGACTCTGGGATCCagagtctgatccagtctggcaatcaCTATGAGACAGAGCGACACAGAAAGAGGGATGAGGAATGGCAGAACAGGAGGGAGAACAGAAAAGTAGCACCTCCACTGCTTGGGTCATTTGAAATGAGACTGGACAAAAACACTAGAGAACAGCCCGTGGGGCTACCACTCTGGCATTGGCTCCCTGGGAGTGGAGCAGATGGGACCCAGTGAGTATTTTCTGTCACTAGTATCAGTGAGTGTATAAAAGTGGTACTGTATACTTGCAGAGGTCCTTACCTTGCAGTGTATGAGCAGGGACACAGTCTCTTTCCTTCTGtcattctctttcttttctgCCCTGTCATCCTTGTCCTCCACCAGTGGGGATTGAACCCATGTGGTATAttccctgctctccccccgcAGCTTGTTCAGATTCCCCTCCAGGAGGCGCCGTTGTACCACACTGTGTGGCTGCTGTCTCCACCACAAAGAAAAAGGATACTCTCAGCAAGGTGTTGGGCCAGGATCCAGAAAATCACCACTACTTCCAGCAGCTCCATTGGCCTGGGGAAGCAGTCTGCAAACGCTCTTTGGGCCTGGATGATCCACTTACTCTCAGGGGTGATACAGGCCATGAGCGTCCGAAATGTCCTTCTCAGTCTACACCCCAGCCCCATTGCCTCTTCCACACAGTAGCACCCCTTAGTTTGTCTACTTCAAGTGCATCTCAGACAGCAGCCCTTGCTTTAAAATTAAATGCAGTTGACTGGTTGCCTGTGCCATGTCCTCGCCAGCGTGGCCTTGTCTCTGGAGAGCTCAGTGCAGTCACAACAGGAGAAGAACCTCCTGACACACCATCTCCAAATACATATCCAGTCCCACAGTCAGTTAGTCTCACATGCCTCACACCCATTTACCTCCACACATACCCTACCAGACATGGACATGCAGACACACACAACCCAGCACTATCACACACTGTGATGGGGCATGTACCCATATGGGCAATGCAAGAGTTAACGGGAgacagagagtacacttagaGTACCTGGTTGCACCTGGAGGGTGGGCCAGGCCTAACtgaagatgaagcccagctgcagGAAGAACTGGGTGGTACTCATGAAGGAAGCCCTGAGGAGAAGGGAAGAGCTGGTCAGCTTTTTGCTAGGGTGTGGAGGAAGGGCTGGGAGAGAGGCAGCTATACAGTAAGCCTAGGGATGGGGCAGGCTGTGGGAAAGGGTCTAAAGAGCAATgtaggaagaagtccagggagGCATCAGACCTTTGCTGC includes the following:
- the NRIP2 gene encoding nuclear receptor-interacting protein 2; translation: MSTRETCAQEVGPGDGEEKRSEGTQNPDRRQREVELRDKAILQQKRRLKQATQFVHKDSADLLPLDGLKRLGTSKDLQPHSVVQRRLLEGNLNKLRGESREYTTWVQSPLVEDKDDRAEKKENDRRKETVSLLIHCKCQGQVLRATVNTGCQQNLISMNCLKRLGLEEVSDAGNGDLSLPVPSVIGQVECVEVQLGQETVVCSALVVDDEMLEFCFGLQTLLSLKCCIDLEEGVLRLKALSEELPFLHASDEHGQ